The window CAGCTCGCCGAGGCCGCCGCCGCGCATCCGGAGTTCGAGGGCAAGACCATCGCCGCCGTCTGGGACGTCGCCGGCACCTTCTACGTCTACAAGAAGGAGGACCCGCGCGTCGAGTTCATGCTCGACCTCGGTTTCGAGAGCGCCCCGGCGGTCGACGAGCTGGCGAACGGCGACTCGACCTTCTTCTACACGCTGAGCTACGAGCAGCTCGACCAGCTGCAGGCCGACGTGGTGCTGAGCTACTCCGACACGCAGGCCGAGGCCGACGCGTTCCTGACCGCGCCGCAGACCTCGGTCATCCCCGCCGTGCAGGCCGGGAACGTGGCGCAGCTCGTGGGCACGCAGTACATCGCCGCCGTGTCGCCGCCCACCGCGCTGTCGCTGCCCTGGGGCCTCGACCAGCTCGTCGACGCGCTGGCCGCCGCGACGAAGTAGCGCTCGGCGGTGCGGCCGTGCCGCCGCACCGCGTGCGCTCGGAAGACGCCGGCGCCGGGGGCCCCACACCCTCGGCGCCGGTCCTGCCGTGCCGCGGGGCGGCGCGGGTCTCGTCGTCGGCGCCCCGGCATCGCACCGCGCGCTACAGGAGCTGGTGCATCCGTCGCCCGAGCAGCTCGCGCAGCACGATCGCGGTCGAGGTGCGGCGGATGCCCCGGCACTCCATCAGCGCCTGCGTGATGCGGTACACGTCGTCGGCGTCGACCGCGATCACCTCGATCTGCAGGTCGCTCTCGCCCGAGATGCCGAGGCAGCCCACCACCTCGGGGATGCGCGCGATCTCGTCGATCAGCCCCTCGAACCGCGCCTGGTCGATCTCGGCGGTCACGAACGCGCGCAGCGGCCGGCCCACCGCGGCGGCGGGCACCTTCGTCGTCTCGGGCAGCAGAACGCCGTCATACAGGCGACGGATGCGCGCCTGCACGGTGCCGCGCGCGAGGTTCAGGCGCTCGGCGAGGTGCGCCACGGTCGCGCGCGGCACCCGGTCGAGCTCCCTCAGGATGCGCCGGTCGGTCGCATCCAGGAGCGGATCGGTGTCTCGCGGGGCGGCCGGGGTCGCGGTCGGGTCGGTGGTCATCGGTCATTCCGATCAGTCTCGGCGGCTTGAGCTGGGCGTGATTGGGCGTTCTGACCACTCAGAGTAGTCACTCTTGTGGTCAGCGAGGCGCGATCTCATCATGGTGACCATGACGATCACCGCCGACCACGCCGCCACACACGCCACCGCAGCCCCGACCGCGCCCGCCGCCTCGCTGCTGTCCGCCCGCCCGCATCCCGCGGGGCACGAGCGGGTGGAGGTCGTCCGCGGAGCGCGCTCCGGCCTCGTGATGATGGTGGCCGTGCACTCGACGCGACTCGGGCCGGCCCTCGGCGGCTGCCGCCTCTGGCACTACGACACGGTCGACGACGCGGTCGCCGACGCGCTGCGCCTCTCGGCCGGCATGACCGCGAAGAACGCCCTGGCCGGCCTCGCCCACGGCGGCGGCAAGGCCGTGATCATGGCACCCGACGAGCCTCTCGACGCCGACCGGCGCGAGGCGGCCTTCCTCGACCTCGGCGACCTCGTCGCGTCGTTCGACGGCTCCTACGTCACCGCCGAGGACGTGGCGACCGGCTCGGCCGACATGGCGGTCGTCGCGAGGCAGACCTCCGCGGTCGTGGGGCTGCCCGAGGCCGACGGCGGCCACGGCGACCCGGGGGAGTACACGGCTCGCGGGGTGCACAGCGCTCTGCTCGCGGTGCTGCCGCGCATCCGCTTCGCTTCGCCGGAGGGCCTGCGGGTCACCATCGTGGGCTTCGGGCAGGTCGGCAGCCGGCTCGCCCGCATGCTCGTCGAGGCCGGTGCCGTGGTCAGCGCGACCGACGTGAACCCGGCGCGCCGAGCGGCCGTCGAGGAGCTCGGCGCCACGTGGGTGTCGCCGGCGGACGCGCACCGCCTCGACACCGACGTCTTCGTGCCGGCCGGTGTCGGAGGCATGCTCAGCGGCACCGTCATCGACGAGCTGCGCTGCCTCGCCGTGGTGGGCCCGGCGAACAACCAGCTCGCCGAGGCCGACGGCGGCGACCGGCTGGCGGCGCGCGGCATCCTGTACGCACCCGACTACGTGGTGAACGCGGGTGGCGTCATCCACCTCGGCTCGCCCGGCTCGTCGCGCGAAGAGGTGCTGGCGCAGATCGACGCCCTCGGCGCCCGCCTCGACGAGGTGCTGGCGCTGGCCGAGGCCGAGGCGCTCACGCCGTCCCGCGCGGCCGACCTCCTGGTGGCCCGCCGCCTCGCGGCCTGACCCCTGTCGCCGATCGGCGAGCGCAGGTGAGCGGCGGCTGTGAGTCGGTTGCGCGCCGGCCCGAGAGGTCCACAGTGGTGGGTGAGGGCGATCAGCCCCCACCGACGAGAGAGGAGCCCACCCATGAGTGCAGGCGACAAGATCGAGAACGCGGCGGAGAAGCTGGGCGGCAAGGCCAAGGAGGCCTTCGGCAAGGCGACCGACGACGACTCGAAGGTGGCGGAAGGCCGCGCCGACCAGTCGAAGGCCGACCTGAAGAACGCCGGCGAGAACGTCAAGGACGCGTTCAAGAACTGACCGCGCGATCGCAGCAGCCGACACGGCCCTCCACCCTCCGGGGCGGGGGGCCGTTCGCGTTCAGGCCGAGCCGCGCCGCACGAGCGACGTCGGGATGACCGTGCGCCGCGGCACGTCCTCGCCCGCGATGAGCGCGATCAGCACCTCGGCCATCGCCTCGCCGAACTCCATCGCGGGCTGCCGCACGGTCGTCAGCGGTGGGCTCAACGTCGCCGCGAAGGTGTCGTCGTCGAAGCCGATCACCGCCACGTCGTCGGGAACGCGCCGCCCGTGTGCCGCCAGCACCCGCATCGCGCCGGCCGCCATCTGGTCGTTCGCCACGAACAGGGCGTCGAGCCCGGGCTCGCGGGCGAGCATCCGCTCGGCTGCCTCGGCCCCGGAGTCCTGCGTGAAGTCGCCGAACTCCACGAGGTCGACGGATGCGCGTCCCGCCCCCGAGGCCGCCACGGCCTCCCGCCAGCCGACCAGCCGGTCGAGCCCCGCGGGCATGTCCTGCCGCCCGGCGATCGTGCCGATGCGCGTGCGGCCGAGGCCGAGCAGGTGGGCGACGGCTCGGCGGGCGCTGTCGACGTTGTCGACGTCGACGTGGTGCCGGTCGGTCAGGCCGGGGATGAGCGGCCGCCCGCCGAAGACCATCGGCAGGGCCGAGCCCAGGCCGACGTAGGAGTGGTCCTCGGCGTGGTGCGAGACCACGAGGGCGCCGTCGACGTTGCCGCCCTGCAGGTAGCGGCGGGTCTTCTCGGGGCGCGACTCCGACGCGATCAGCAGGTTCAGCGTGTAGTCGGTGTCGCCGAGCACCCGTGCGACGCCGCGCACGACGGGCGCGAAGAACGGGTCGGCGAACACCGTCGACGCCGACTCCGGCACGATCAGGGCGATCACGTCGGCCCGCCGGCTCGCGAGCGAGCGGGCGACGCGGTTCGGCACGTAGTCGAGCCGCGCGACCGCCGCCTGCACCTGCGCGATGATGTCGGGCGCGACCGAGGTCGATCCGTTCACCACCCGCGACACCGTGGCACGCGAGACGCCGGCCTCGGCGGCCACCATCTCGAGCGTCGGCGTGCGTGCGCCCCGATTCACCGGCTAGCCGAGCACGCCGGCCGACGCCGGGTCGACGGCCCGAGCATCCGTCGCCCCGTCGGAGACGCCCGAAGCCGAAGCCGCAGCCGAAGCCGCAGCCGCAGCTGAAGCCGCGCCCGCGCCCGAACCCGCGCCCGCCGCAGCGGAGGCCGAGGCCGCCGCGATCTGCGCCGCGTACGCCAGCGCGCTGTCCTTCGGCATGCGCTCGAGCGTCTCGTAGTCGACCCGCACGATGCCGAAGCGCTTGCCGTAGCCCCAGCCCCACTCGAAGTTGTCGAGCAGCGACCAGACGAAGTAGCCGCGCACGTCGGCGCCGGCGGCGATCGCATCCGACACCGCCCGGATGTGGTCGACGATGTACTTCGTGCGCAGCTCGTCGTGGATCGCGCCGTCGGCCGACACCTCGTCGTCGTAGGCGGCGCCGTTCTCGGTGACGTAGAGCGGCGGAAGCGTCGGGTACTCCTCGCCGAGGCGCACGAGCAGACGGGTCAGCCCGCTCGGGTTGACCTCCCAGCCCATGCCCGTCAGCGGCAGGCCGCGCAGCGGGAAGGTCACGTACTCCGAGCCGACGAACGGCGAGCCCACCGAGCGGATGCCCCCGGCCACCGCGTGCGGATCGGCCGGCACGAGCGACGGATCGGCCGGCACCTCGAGCGGGTGCCCGCTGACCATGTCGTCGTGGTAGTGGTTCACGCCGAGGAAGTCGAGCGGCTGCGCGATGATCTCGAGGTCGCCCGGGCGCACCAGGGCGTCGTCGCCGAAGGTCAGGCCGAGGTCGGCGAGGTCGGTGCGGATGTCGTCGGGGTACTCCCCGCGCAGCAGCGGGTCGAGGAAGATGCGGTTGTTCAGCGCGTCGACGCGGCGGGCGGCCTCGAGGTCGACCGGGTCGCCGGCGTCTTTCGGGATGGCGTTGGTGAGGTTCAGCGTGATGCCGATGTGCTGGGCGCCGAGCTCGCGCAGGCGCTGCACGGCGAGACCGTGGCCGAGGTGCTGGTGGTGCACGGCGGCGATCGCGGCGGCGGGCTCCTGGCGGCCGGGGGCGTGCACGCCCGAGGCGTAGCCGAGCAGCGAGGAGCAGAACGGCTCGTTGAAGGTGGTCCAGTTGGCGACGCGGTCGCCGAGGGCGCCGTGCACGATCTCGGCGTACTCGGCGAAGCGGTAGGCGGTGTCGCGGTTCGCCCAGCCGCCCTTCTCCTCGACGGCCTGCGGCAGGTCCCAGTGGTAGAGCGTCAGCCAGGGCAGCACGCCCGCCTCGAGCAGCTCGTCGACGAGCCGCGAGTAGAAGTCGAGCCCCGCGGGGTTCACGTCGCGGTCACCGGGGCGGATGCGCGCCCAGCTCGTCGAGAAGCGGTACGACTGCAGGCCGAGCCGCTTCATCAGCGCGACGTCCTCCGGCATGCGGTGGTAGTGGTCGACGGCGACGTCGGGGGTGTCGCCGTTCAGCACGGCACCGGGAACGCGGGAGAAGGTGTCCCAGACCGAGGCCTCCTTGCCGTCCTCGAAGGCGGCGCCCTCGATCTGCGCGGCGGCGGTCGCCGATCCCCAGAGGAATCCGGGCGGGAATGAGGTGGTCATGCGGGGCACTGCTCCTTTGCCTGGTGCTGCACGCTCGCTCCGGGTGCGAGAGAGCGCTCTCTGCAGTGTACAGGGCCGCCTCCGTCGTAACAGAACTTCGCATAGGGCGAGGCATCCGGATGCGCGTGCGACCCTGGTTCATCATGACCGACGACTCCCGCACCCCCCGCCACGGTTTCGCCACCCGCCAGGTTCACGCCGGTGACGTGCGGGGCGACGGCATCAACTCCCGCGTCACACCGGTTCACCTCACCGCCGGCTTCGTGTTCGACGACTTCGCGCAGGCAGAGGACCGGTTCTCGGGCGCCGACGACGGCTTCAGCTACACGCGCCTCGCCAACCCGACGAACGCCGCGGTCGAACGCCGCATCGCCGCCCTCGAGGGCGGCACCGAGGCGGTGCTCGTGGGCAGCGGGCAGGCCGCGGTCACCGTCGCCGTGCTCGGGCTGCTGCAGGCGGGCGACCACCTCGTCTCGGCCAACAGCATCTACGAGGGCTCGCGCGGGCTCTTCCTCGACAACTTCGCCCGGCTCGGCATCGAGACCGACTTCGTGGTCGACGCGAACGACCCGCTGGCGTGGGAGCTCGCGGTGCGGCCGACCACCCGGGCGTTCTTCGTCGAGTCGATCCCCAACCCGAAGAACGACATCGTCGACCTCGCGCTGGTGGCCGAGGTCGCGCACCGGCATGGCATCCCGCTGATCGTCGACAACACCTTCGCGACGCCCTACCTGCTGCGTCCGCTCGAGCACGGGGGCGACGTCGTGGTTCACTCGGCAAGCAAGTTCCTCGCGGGGCACGGGGCGGTGCTCGGCGGCGTGGTGGTCGCGGGCTCGACCTTCGACTGGGACGGTACTGCGGCGGATGGCACGGCCCGCTTCCCGCACCTGACGAACCCGGTGCGCTCGCTGGGCGACCGTTCGTTCGCCCAGCGCTTCGGCCGGGGCGCGTTCCTCGCCTACGCGCGCGACGTGGTGGCCGCACGACTCGGGCCGACGCCCTCGCCGCTGAACGCGTTCCTGATCCAGCAGGGCATCGAGACGCTGTCGCTCCGGGTCGACCGGCAGTCGTCGTCGGCGCTGGCGATCGCGAGCTGGCTCGAACAGCGGCCCGAGGTGGCGAGCGTGGACCACGCCGGGCTGCCCTCGAGCGCGTACCACGAGCTGGCGCAGCGCTACCTGCCCGACGGCCAGGGCGCCGTGTTCGCGTTCACGCTGCACGGCGGGCTCGAGGCGGCGAAGACCTTCTACGACCGGCTCGAGCTCTTCACCCGCATGACGCACCTCGGCGACGTGCGCTCGCTCGTGCTGCACCCGGCGACGACCACGCACGCCTGGCGCACGCCCGAGCAGCGTGCGGAGGCGGGCATCGCGCCAGGACTCCTGCGCCTGTCCATCGGCGTCGAGGACCCGGCCGACCTCACGGCCGACCTCGCCCAGGCGCTCGCGGGACTGCCGAGGGCCGCGGCGGCACCGGCTCCTGACGCCGCCGCGACCGCCGACGCCGCGACCGCCGACGTCGCGTCGGCCGGCTCGGGCGCCACCGCTCCCGCCCCCACCTCCGCCTCCGCGCGAAGCGGCGTACCCGCGTGAGCCGCCTCCAGCACTTCGGCTGGTTCCTCTCGCGCGGCTTCGGACCGCACGGCTGGGGCCACCCGTACTGGGACTGGAACGACCGCTGGACGAGCCCGAAGCTCTACCAGCAGTCCGCCCGCGACCTCGAGCGCGCCGGCTTCGACCTCGTCATCATCGAGGACGCCCTCTCCCTCGGCAACGCCGACACCCTCGACCTCCGCATCCGGTCCGCGTACGGCGGCCCCAAGCACGACCCACTGCTGCTCGCGCCCTACCTCTTCGCCGCGACGGAGCACCTCGGCATCGCGCCGACCGTGAATCCGCTCGCCTACCCGCCCTACCAGGCGGCCCGGCAGTTCGCGACGCTGCAGCACCTGAGCGACGCGCGCTTCGGCATCAACGTGGTGACCGACGTCGGCTCCAGCCGGCACTTCGGCGCCGCGCCGCTCGGCCACGACCAGGCGTACGACCGGGCCGAGGAGTGGCTCACGGGCATCCGCGACCTCTGGCACAGCTGGGGGCCGGATGCTCTCATCGCCGACCCCGCGACCGGCCGTTTCGCCGACGGCACCCGCCTCGACCCCGTGCAGCACCGCGGCGAGCACTTCACCTTCGACGGCCCGCTGAACGCCCTGCCCTTCCCGCCCCTTGGCCCGGAGACGCTGAGCGGCGACCCCGTGGTGGTCTCGCCCGGCGGATCGGGCCGCGGCCTGGGCTTCGCCGGCGCCCACTCCGAGGTGCAGCTCGCCCTGGCCTCGCTCGACCTCGACACGGTGCGGGCGTACCGCGCGAAGGTGCACGAGGCGGTCAGGGCGGCGGGGCGCACCCCGGCCGACATCGACATCCTGTTCGTGTTCAAGCCGATCGTCGCGGCGAGCCCGGAGGAGGCGCAGCGCATCGTCGACGCCTCCCTGCACCCCGACGACCAGGCCCTGCACACGGTGGCCGCCGCCTGGTCGAGCGACCTCGAGACCGATCTCACCGGGCTCGACCTCGACCGCCCGGTCGACCCCGCGATCTTCGGCGACCACGTCTCGAAGGGCAGCATCAAGGGCCTGCTCGGCCGCTACGACTCCTTCGCCGACGCCACCCTGCGCGACCTGCTGACCGCCAAGGCCAGGCTCGGCCGCATCGCCTCGCGCGAGGGCTACGTCGGCACCGCCGAGGAGATCGCCGACTTCATCGAGGAGTTCGGCGAGGAGGCCGGCAACGACGGCTTCATCTTCTCGGGCGACCTGCACCCGGTCACCGTGCACCGGATGCTCGACGAGCTCGTGCCCGTGCTCCGCCGCCGCGGCATCCTCCGCTCGAGCTACGGCGACGCCGGCCTCCGCGGCAACCTCCGCTCCTTCTGACGCGCCCGTCCCTCGTGGGCGCGGCGCTGAGTCGCGGCAGAGTGTCGCTCCAGCGCCTGAGTCGCGCCGAAATGCGACACTTTGGCGCGACTCAGCGGGAGGTCAGCGGTCCGCGGGGCGTTGGACGGGGGTGGAGGAGGTGTCGGGGAGGACGAGGGCGCCCATCTCCTCGGCCGCGAGCTGCGCGCGCACCGCGGTGTCGTCGTGCGCCGCGGCCTCGGCGTCGACTCCGCGGGACGTGGCGTCGGCCGCGTCGGCCGCCGCGCTCTCCTCGAGCGCCGACTTCTGGCGCAGCGGGGTCGCCTTGAGGAAGAAGCTCAGCACGAACGCGACGAGCACCACCGCGAGGCAGACCCAGAACACCGTCGAGGTCGCGTTCGCCCAGGCGTCCACGAACGGCAGCGTGAGGCGCGGGTCGGCGCCGACGAGGAACGAGGTGTCCCCGCTCAGGGCGTCGCCGAGGCTCGACGGGTCGGCCTGCGCGGCGGTCAGAACCTGCAGGATGCCGGCGTTCGCCGGGTCGGCCTGCACCGCGGGATCGGCGGCCGCGGCCTGCGTGCCGGCGATGATCGCGGGGTCGGTGAAGGAGGCGGCCAGCGTGGATCCGAGGCGGGAGAACAGCACCGAGAAGACGACGGCCGTGCCCAGCGTCCCGCCGATGGAACGGAAGAACGTCGAGGACGAGGTGGCCACGCCGATGTCCCGCGGTCCGGCGGAGTTCTGCGCGGCGATCGTGAGGGTCTGCATGAGCTGGCCGAGCCCGAGGCCGACCACGAGCATCCCGATCAGCACGAACCAGACGGGCTTGTCGGCCGAGACGAAGGTCAGGTAGAAGAACGCGGCGCTGAGGAGGCCGGTGCCGAGGATGGGGAAGATGCGGTAGCGGCCGGTGCGCGAGATGAGCTGGCCCGAGACGATCGAGGAGATCATGAGGCCGAGAACCATCGGGATCATCAGCAGGCCGGCCTCGGTCGGGGTGGCGCCCGTGGCGATCTGCAGGTAGTTCGGGATGGTCATCATGGCGCCGAACATGCCGAAGCCGACGAGCACACCGAGGATGGTCGCCATCGAGAAGGTGGGGCTCTTGAACAGCTTGAGCGGGATGATCGCGTCGTCGCCCATCCGGCGCTCGACCACGATGAACAGCACGAGACCGAGCGGCGCGAGCACGTAGCAGAGGATGGAGCCCCACGAGCCCCAGCCCCACTCGCGGCCCTGCTCGGCGACCAGCAGGAGCGGCACGACGGTGAGGATGACCGCCGCCACGCCCCACCAGTCGATGCGCACGGCGCGCTTGGTGTGCGGGATGTGCAGGAACAGCAGCACGATCACCATCGCGACGGCGCCGATCGGCAGGTTGATCAGGAAGATCCACCGCCAGCCGGTGATGCCGAGGATCTGGTCGGCGCCCGAGAGGAGGCCGCCGAGCAGGGGGCCGATGACGCTGGAGATGCCGAAGGTGGCGAGGAAGTAGCCCTGGTACTTGGCGCGCTCGCGGGGGGCGAGGATGTCGCCCATCACCGTGAGGGCGAGCGACATCAGGCCGCCGGCGCCGAGGCCCTGGATGGCGCGGTAGACCGCGAGCTCGTACATGTTCGTGGCGAGACCGGCGAGCAGCGAGCCGACGAGGAAGATCGCGATCGCGATGATGTAGAGCGGGCGACGGCCGAAGATGTCCGAGAGCTTGCCGTAGAGCGGGGTCGAGATGGTCGACAGGATGAGGTAGCCGGTGGTCACCCACGCCTGCAGGCTGATGCCGTCGAGGTCGTCGCCGATGGTGCGCATCGACGTGCCGACGATCGTCTGGTCGAGCGAGGCGAGGAACATGCCGGCCATCAGGCCGAAGATGATGAACAGGATCTGGCGGTGCGTCATGCGCCCGCCAGACTCGGCGAACGCCTGGTTGCGGGCGTCCGTCTTGGCCTGACGGTTCGTGGGTTGTGCGGCGGATTCGGCGCGAGACATGGGCGTCCTCGGGGGCGGAGAAGGCGGACCGCGCAGAAATTTGCGCAGACTGCAAAGTTACACCTTCTGCACCCCACTGCCAACCACACCCCCAGCCCGAGGGCTGCCGCGGGTCAGCCGCCGAAGAGCTTGCCGAAGAAGCCCTGCTTCTTCGGGGCGTAGCCGGCCGCGGTGAGGGCCTCGATGAGCGGCGTCTTCACTTCGTCGGTCGTGAACGAGTACCCGTAGGTGTTGCCGACGTGGGTGCCCTGGCGGTCGGTCGACTCGGCCGCCACCGGGGTGGCGCCGAACTCGAACGAGAACGACTTCTTCCGGCCCGAGAACGTCGAGGTGCCCCCCGAGATGCCGATACCGCCCGGACGAGCCCGCGCGGTCACGTCGGACGAGGTGTCGGTCTCATGGAAGGTCCAGGTGCCCTCGGCCGGGTCGAGCTCGACCCGCAGCTCGTAGGCCCGGTCGATCAGGCCGGCCGCCGTGAAGGAGGCCCACTTGATGTCGGCGTACTTCCAGATCGCGCGGAGGCCGTCGGGCTCCGCCGTGTAGACGAAGGGCAGCTCGTCGCTGTTCAGCGCGAGCACGGCGTTCTGGGCGTCGGCGAGCGGGGCGGCCATCAGACGGTCGTCACCGCGCTCGACTGGATCTCGCGCAGCTCGCCCCAGAGCGACAGCGCCTGCGATCCGGTCGCCGTGGCCGTGATCTGCACGAGGTCGGCGACGGGCCCGTTCTCGACGACCACGATGCGCACACCCTGCATCAGGGTGCCGACGCGCTCGTCGGGGTAGCTGAACTCGATGCGGTAGCCGTCGCGGCCGAGCACCTCCTGAGCCTCGCGACCGCCCTCGACGACGCCCGGCAGGGCCTCGACGCGCGCGGTCACCTCGTCGATCGCAGTCTGCAGCGCGTAGCCCGCCGTGAAGCGGGTGATCGCCACCACGACGTTCGGGCGGAATGTGCCGGGCTCGACGGTCTTGCCGGTCGCGAGCACGGCGCCCGGGGCGGCGAGCGGGGCCCAGTCGTCGGGCACCGTGAGGCCGATCGAGGGGAAGCCGGGAGCGGCGTCACCGGGGAAGGTCAGGGAGTGGGACATGGTTCGAGCCTTTCTGAAGTCGGGGAGGAGGGCAAGCCGGGTCACAGCCCGAACAGGTTGCCGATCGAGTCGATGGTGTCGGAGGCGTCGATCTCGAAGTCGAAGCTCACGCCGCCGCCGATGCCGAGGGCGGCTCCGACGTCGATGGTGCCGTTGAAGGTGTCACCGTCGACGCCCACGTCGATGTTCGCGTGACCGCCGATGCCGGCGTAGACCTCACCGCCGACCGTGGCGGTCGCGCCGGCCACCGACACCGAACCCTCGGCCTCGGCCTTGGCGCCCGCGAAGGCGTCGACACCGGCGGTCACGCCGATGCTGTCCGGGCCGATCGTGCCGCCGACGGTGGCGTTGGCCTCGGCGCCCGCCATGACGGATGCGCTGCCCTCCGCCTCGGCGAAACCGTTCAGTGCCGAGACGGAGCCCTCGGCCTCGGCCTTGGCCCCGGCGAAGCCGCCGACGGACGCCTCACCCGCGAATCCCTCGTCCCATTCGAACGAGCCCTCGGCGGCGGC of the Herbiconiux flava genome contains:
- a CDS encoding Lrp/AsnC family transcriptional regulator; translated protein: MTTDPTATPAAPRDTDPLLDATDRRILRELDRVPRATVAHLAERLNLARGTVQARIRRLYDGVLLPETTKVPAAAVGRPLRAFVTAEIDQARFEGLIDEIARIPEVVGCLGISGESDLQIEVIAVDADDVYRITQALMECRGIRRTSTAIVLRELLGRRMHQLL
- a CDS encoding Glu/Leu/Phe/Val dehydrogenase — encoded protein: MTITADHAATHATAAPTAPAASLLSARPHPAGHERVEVVRGARSGLVMMVAVHSTRLGPALGGCRLWHYDTVDDAVADALRLSAGMTAKNALAGLAHGGGKAVIMAPDEPLDADRREAAFLDLGDLVASFDGSYVTAEDVATGSADMAVVARQTSAVVGLPEADGGHGDPGEYTARGVHSALLAVLPRIRFASPEGLRVTIVGFGQVGSRLARMLVEAGAVVSATDVNPARRAAVEELGATWVSPADAHRLDTDVFVPAGVGGMLSGTVIDELRCLAVVGPANNQLAEADGGDRLAARGILYAPDYVVNAGGVIHLGSPGSSREEVLAQIDALGARLDEVLALAEAEALTPSRAADLLVARRLAA
- a CDS encoding CsbD family protein — translated: MSAGDKIENAAEKLGGKAKEAFGKATDDDSKVAEGRADQSKADLKNAGENVKDAFKN
- a CDS encoding LacI family DNA-binding transcriptional regulator; its protein translation is MVAAEAGVSRATVSRVVNGSTSVAPDIIAQVQAAVARLDYVPNRVARSLASRRADVIALIVPESASTVFADPFFAPVVRGVARVLGDTDYTLNLLIASESRPEKTRRYLQGGNVDGALVVSHHAEDHSYVGLGSALPMVFGGRPLIPGLTDRHHVDVDNVDSARRAVAHLLGLGRTRIGTIAGRQDMPAGLDRLVGWREAVAASGAGRASVDLVEFGDFTQDSGAEAAERMLAREPGLDALFVANDQMAAGAMRVLAAHGRRVPDDVAVIGFDDDTFAATLSPPLTTVRQPAMEFGEAMAEVLIALIAGEDVPRRTVIPTSLVRRGSA
- a CDS encoding glycoside hydrolase family 1 protein, whose product is MTTSFPPGFLWGSATAAAQIEGAAFEDGKEASVWDTFSRVPGAVLNGDTPDVAVDHYHRMPEDVALMKRLGLQSYRFSTSWARIRPGDRDVNPAGLDFYSRLVDELLEAGVLPWLTLYHWDLPQAVEEKGGWANRDTAYRFAEYAEIVHGALGDRVANWTTFNEPFCSSLLGYASGVHAPGRQEPAAAIAAVHHQHLGHGLAVQRLRELGAQHIGITLNLTNAIPKDAGDPVDLEAARRVDALNNRIFLDPLLRGEYPDDIRTDLADLGLTFGDDALVRPGDLEIIAQPLDFLGVNHYHDDMVSGHPLEVPADPSLVPADPHAVAGGIRSVGSPFVGSEYVTFPLRGLPLTGMGWEVNPSGLTRLLVRLGEEYPTLPPLYVTENGAAYDDEVSADGAIHDELRTKYIVDHIRAVSDAIAAGADVRGYFVWSLLDNFEWGWGYGKRFGIVRVDYETLERMPKDSALAYAAQIAAASASAAAGAGSGAGAASAAAAASAAASASGVSDGATDARAVDPASAGVLG
- a CDS encoding O-acetylhomoserine aminocarboxypropyltransferase/cysteine synthase family protein, producing MTDDSRTPRHGFATRQVHAGDVRGDGINSRVTPVHLTAGFVFDDFAQAEDRFSGADDGFSYTRLANPTNAAVERRIAALEGGTEAVLVGSGQAAVTVAVLGLLQAGDHLVSANSIYEGSRGLFLDNFARLGIETDFVVDANDPLAWELAVRPTTRAFFVESIPNPKNDIVDLALVAEVAHRHGIPLIVDNTFATPYLLRPLEHGGDVVVHSASKFLAGHGAVLGGVVVAGSTFDWDGTAADGTARFPHLTNPVRSLGDRSFAQRFGRGAFLAYARDVVAARLGPTPSPLNAFLIQQGIETLSLRVDRQSSSALAIASWLEQRPEVASVDHAGLPSSAYHELAQRYLPDGQGAVFAFTLHGGLEAAKTFYDRLELFTRMTHLGDVRSLVLHPATTTHAWRTPEQRAEAGIAPGLLRLSIGVEDPADLTADLAQALAGLPRAAAAPAPDAAATADAATADVASAGSGATAPAPTSASARSGVPA
- a CDS encoding LLM class flavin-dependent oxidoreductase, whose product is MSRLQHFGWFLSRGFGPHGWGHPYWDWNDRWTSPKLYQQSARDLERAGFDLVIIEDALSLGNADTLDLRIRSAYGGPKHDPLLLAPYLFAATEHLGIAPTVNPLAYPPYQAARQFATLQHLSDARFGINVVTDVGSSRHFGAAPLGHDQAYDRAEEWLTGIRDLWHSWGPDALIADPATGRFADGTRLDPVQHRGEHFTFDGPLNALPFPPLGPETLSGDPVVVSPGGSGRGLGFAGAHSEVQLALASLDLDTVRAYRAKVHEAVRAAGRTPADIDILFVFKPIVAASPEEAQRIVDASLHPDDQALHTVAAAWSSDLETDLTGLDLDRPVDPAIFGDHVSKGSIKGLLGRYDSFADATLRDLLTAKARLGRIASREGYVGTAEEIADFIEEFGEEAGNDGFIFSGDLHPVTVHRMLDELVPVLRRRGILRSSYGDAGLRGNLRSF
- a CDS encoding MDR family MFS transporter — its product is MTHRQILFIIFGLMAGMFLASLDQTIVGTSMRTIGDDLDGISLQAWVTTGYLILSTISTPLYGKLSDIFGRRPLYIIAIAIFLVGSLLAGLATNMYELAVYRAIQGLGAGGLMSLALTVMGDILAPRERAKYQGYFLATFGISSVIGPLLGGLLSGADQILGITGWRWIFLINLPIGAVAMVIVLLFLHIPHTKRAVRIDWWGVAAVILTVVPLLLVAEQGREWGWGSWGSILCYVLAPLGLVLFIVVERRMGDDAIIPLKLFKSPTFSMATILGVLVGFGMFGAMMTIPNYLQIATGATPTEAGLLMIPMVLGLMISSIVSGQLISRTGRYRIFPILGTGLLSAAFFYLTFVSADKPVWFVLIGMLVVGLGLGQLMQTLTIAAQNSAGPRDIGVATSSSTFFRSIGGTLGTAVVFSVLFSRLGSTLAASFTDPAIIAGTQAAAADPAVQADPANAGILQVLTAAQADPSSLGDALSGDTSFLVGADPRLTLPFVDAWANATSTVFWVCLAVVLVAFVLSFFLKATPLRQKSALEESAAADAADATSRGVDAEAAAHDDTAVRAQLAAEEMGALVLPDTSSTPVQRPADR
- a CDS encoding LpqN/LpqT family lipoprotein — its product is MSHSLTFPGDAAPGFPSIGLTVPDDWAPLAAPGAVLATGKTVEPGTFRPNVVVAITRFTAGYALQTAIDEVTARVEALPGVVEGGREAQEVLGRDGYRIEFSYPDERVGTLMQGVRIVVVENGPVADLVQITATATGSQALSLWGELREIQSSAVTTV